From the genome of Prunus persica cultivar Lovell chromosome G8, Prunus_persica_NCBIv2, whole genome shotgun sequence:
ATGCTTCAAAATTTCTATGTTTCTGCTCATATCCAAGCAGCTTTAGGATTGCAGAAGGTTTGAGTCGATTTAATGAATGATCAACTGTGGCCTCTTCTTCATCCTAACTCAGTGATGAGTTCTGAAATGAGGATGCTTTTGATATGATCATatccaaattttcttcttcatcttgacTCAGTGAGTTCTTCAATGAGGATGGTTTCGATGGTTTCGATCCATTTGCTTACATTCACACACTTAAGCAGGAAGTGAGATGAAGGAAAGTGTCTTCACTGCAGGGGATTGTGATACCACCCATGGGATGATCATATCCAAATTCTTCTTCAGCTTGACTCAGCAAATCTAGAAACAAAGTTTCATTCAAATATGATACTGGAATCACAAACCGCTTCTTCTGGCTCTTTCCAACATAGACTGCAAAATAGCCTTTTGGGATATCCAAGGTCTTTGATTCAGCTGTCCGGCTTGAACTAGATAGAGATCGAATGAGACTTCTCTTGGCGTTAACAATTCCAGGCAACCGGAAACCCATGACTTTTATATTCTCAAGAGGATGAAGAATAAGAAACAGAATTTAAAGGACTAGGAAAACAGATAAAGCCTTGATTCTTAGAAAGGTAAAGACTTGAATTGCCGATGATGAGCCTGAtcatgtgtgtatatatatagtcgaAAGGTTATGCAGAAATTATATCCTTGTTTAGAAACAGCATTCCCTACCTTGCTAGATAAGAGGGAACAGCCAAATGTGAATTAACAATCCAATAAAATTATGCATGCTTGATAAGGAACCAACTTGTTCataattagattttttttttttttaaatgctgTACAAACAAGAATGTGTGGTGCTATGAAAACTTTAACATGGGGCCTGAATAAGAAGAGATGCTATTTAGTATATAGCTTGATTGGCAGCACCAAGCCATCCTACCATGTGCCTTTGTCATTTCAGCTATGACCTTGAGTCTCAAAACTCTCAACAAGAAAACGaagtgtagaaaatatatttccttGTATTTAACAGATTACACAAAGTCCCTATTTAGACTAGTACAGGATATCTACTTAAGGTAGGAAATAATAGAGACATGAATACAATCCGATTTACAGCAGGAAATCCAATTTACAGCAGGAAAGGCTAATTGCTAGGAGGAGATTGTGAAGTTGACTTCCGTGTAGGCAAGGAAAGGAAAGTTGCATTAACATGAAGCATCTCATTTTGTTTGGTCTATCTGAATTGTAGCCAGAAAACCCCTCAGATCATTTATTTGACCATCAGTTTTGATTTATTAGTTGAACTCTTGGTTGAGTAAAACCATtgacatttttgttttaggCACGTCCggctaaaaccctaaaatcacCTACTAGAGAAATCTAGCAATTCTAGAGCCAAGGGAGAAGCTGTGTTgacaatttcttctcctctttcCTTATGGCAACTGAAGATATCTGTTAACAAGCAAGTAGTACCTGTAATTAATCTACAAATTTATTTTGCCATTTGGTCACATGTTTCCCCACCCCTAACATTGTAGTAATCAAATGTTATTCCGACATTTACTTGTAATTAATCAAACTTACCAGATAACATACAAAATAACTGACAAGAAGTTAGTTCTGCAGGATATTTAAAGAgcattgcaaaagaaaaataatttaggtGAAAAAATGAGCATGAACCAGGTGAGATCTTATTTTTGAAAAGTTGATACATATTGAACGTGCAGTAGGTATTGCGTACATTTCTAAAATTCTAAGAACCGTATTTTAACAAGATTTGTAGACATAAATGTCTAAAGagtgctaattttttttttctcaagaaaTTATAGCCACAAATGTCCGTAGCCTGACCTAAAACTGTATTCAAAGGAACAAGCAGCTTCTCTATCCACACATCTCTAAAATTCCAAGTTTGGGGTTCTATGCGTGTAGGTTGTCATAAAAATGGTTGGGGCATAAGGTTCTCCAACAAATATACAGACTTAACAGCTAACAACTTCAGATTGGGATGGAAGACAAAGCCATGTGATCCTTCAAATTCTTATGTCACTTGCCAACCCAACCATATTTTCTTCCATCCATTTCTTTCCACATTCCAAATATTTTCCTATCCACCACTTCAAATTTCATCTATATATAGAGACACTTCCATACTATCCCATAAACAAATCAactcttcatcatcatctttaCTAAATCTTTTCTTCGAGTTAATTTTCAACTTCAAGCTCTTTCAACAGTGTTAATACAGACTCTTAAACATGGCTATCCAATTTCCTAGTATTATGCATGCTAAGCAGATTCTCCGACGAGGACGTTTTCTTGCAAACGGAGCAGCTTCAACATCTTCAGTGGGTGTTCCAAAAGGTTTCTTGGCTGTGTATGTTGGAGAAAGCGAAAAAAAGAGATACATGGTTCCAATTTCATTCTTGAGTCAGCCTTCATTTCAAGAGTTGCTAAGAAAGGCAGAGGAAGAATTTGGATTTGACCATCCAATGGGTGGACTCACAATCCCTTGCAGAGAAGAAATCTTCATTAATCTCACTTCTCAGTTGAATGGCATGTGATTTgtgattaaaatataaattatcaGAGACAATTTTGTAAAGACTTATATGACCAGTTGAGGAAGTTGTAAATAGAAATTGTAGACAATCTTTACATTTGTTATCGATTACAGAAAGAGCAACATTAAAGATATTGTTTCTCTTTGGATTCGGATATGATTTCAGTCCATTAccttgctttctttcttttcctgtcacttttttttttttttgggatattccttttattttttatcactTCGTACATCGTTTAGATTGTCCTTGAtacaatattaatttattaacaaAATTTAAGCAGTATGGACTGTTTGTATCGACTTTGTACATGTAACTTCAGACATTTACATGTCTCTTAAGATGGTTTTTGTAGAGAATATATTTCCTTGTATTTAACATATTACACAAAGCCCCTATTTATACTGGTACAGGATATCTAGTTAAGGTAGGAAATAATATAGGCATGAATACAATCCGATTTACAGCAGGAAAGGCTAATTGCTAGGAGGAGATTGTGAAGTTGACTTCCGTGTAGGCTAGGAAAGGAAGGCTGCGTTAACACCCCCCGCAAACTGGGCGTCATAGGATGCACAAGTTTGGAAGACATATGCTGATGGCGTGGTTTGTGAAGAGCTTTGGTGAACAGGTCCGCAGGTTGGTCGACAGAAGGAACAAAGCAGACTTGATGACTTCCAAGAGCCACCTTTTCACGAACAACAGTTTTTGCCATTTGTTGATAATCACAATAGAAATTCAGTCACTTCAAAGCTGAAAGTACACAAAAGGGCTAGAAAGTTCATACTGAATGAACAAATGATAACATAATGCTTAAAGATAGCCGTATGTTATTGCCATGAGGAGTTTCGAGAATTCCACAGCTATCTCAAACAAATGAGAGTCATCAGATGGGATAAGCAGGGATCTGCTGAGAGCTCAAGGAGCCACAAAGCCACCAAAAGGCAACATTCCTATCTATATATCGAGAACTTAATGGTAGAACTATTAAACAATTTTTTGAGTTACAGCATTGTTGTTGAAGTTTTGGATTACAGAGCGAGCTAGAAGGTACAGAGAAGGATGATGATAGAAAGAGCAAACAGAGAAAATATGTAAATGTTCTCTGGTACGATCTACTGCTCAAAATGCAGAGATCACACCTTTTGTATTCATTCTCATTCTTTCATTACATCAGCCAATCACCTCCATTCTGTTAGAAGAGCCAATGTGAATGTGACACATGGCAATACAAAGGCTAAGAGCCGTTGGAAACTAACTGACTGCAATACACCTTACACTTGGCATATGAGCTCAAGCCACTCAACTAACACAATGCTTAATGAAACTAGAAGGAAAAACAGACTAAGTAAATTACTAACTAACTAGAAATTAGCTAGTCAATTTACATTTCAACAAttgtaatatataaaaattatgaaatcatTCGATTCCTTGGCAACAAGCATCAAATGGAACCGACATGGACATGATATTTTCCATGTGCTTTGGTGAACCTAAGTCACAAATATCAATAGGGTAGAAAATCTCATATATGAATGTATCTGCAGATATCTTATAGGGAAAGACCCCAATCATAATTTTGAGAGACTGGATTCACTGGAATATGAAAATGCAGTTTAATTCAAGATCCGAATCTGTATGAGACACCATGTATAAATAAGTATGAGTAACCAATTATACTTCAGTTCTTGTGCAAAGCTGCTGCCATTCAGTTCTTGTGAAAACTATAAGAGAAGAATGGATGAGCATTTATCATATGTTATATATTCTTGTATATTCCTGTAGAGTAACAAAGAAGTTTACATAGAATTACAAGACAACAAATTTGACTTCCTTTGAGTTCAAAATTGGAGTCATGATTTTTGGAACAATGGTTTTGTGGACCTCATCATATCATCATTTTTCTGCAGCAACAATTTCTATGATTCTGCTCAGATCACAAGCAACTTCAGCATTACAGAAGGGTGAGCTGATTCTATGAATGATCCATGGTAACCTCTTTTTCCATCCAAACTCAGTGGTTTCTGAAATAATGATGCTTTGGATATGATCACATCAAAATCCTTCATCAGCTTGACACAGTGAGGTCTGAAATGAGGATCTTTTCGATGATTTTGAAATCCATTCACGCTCAGTCATACACGTAAGCGGGAAGTAAGATCGAGGAAGGTGTTTTCACTGCAGGGGATTGTGATACCACCCATGGGATGATCATATCCAAATTCTTCTTCAGCTTGACTCAACAAATCCAGGAATAAAGGTTCATTCAAATATGATACCGGAATCACAAACCGCTTCTTCTGGCTCTCTCCAACATACACTGCAAAATAGCCTTTTGGGATATCTGTCTTTGATTCAGCTGTCCGTTTTGAAGTAGATCGAGATCGGATGAGACTTCTCTTTGCATTAACAATTCCAGGCAACCTGAAACCCATGGCTTTTATATGCTCAAGaggacaaaagaagaagaaaatgaatgcaAAGGACttggaaaagagagaaaggttTGATGCTTGGGAAGGTGAAGACTTTAGTTGCTCATGATGAACTTGAtcatgtgtgtatatatagatGAAATGGTATGCAGAAAACCGTATGGTACACTACATAAAATGATCGGTGAAGAGGCACTGAGAGGGGAAGCAATGAGGGCCACTTGCTTGTACCAAATCACATGGGTTTGTCTATCTGCTTGTGCAACTCAGCCTCCAAAAAACTTCTCTGGATAATGGCCAATCTGTATCCTTGTGGAGAAACAGCATCTCTACCTAGCAATCTTCTCTGTGTAACAGACAACAAAAGGGACCAGCAGATGTgaaatttcaatccaataaaaaaaaatcctcttAGAGAAGAGGCCCATATATGTTGGAGTAATCACTAATTACTGTTCAAGATTAGGTCTGCTAACCCTTAATTGCATATACATTTTCTTGAATAATGAATTCTTTGAATTGAATGCTCATTCGAAGTCACGGAAAGATAACCGACAGAACCGCATATGTGCCCTACCCAACGAAAGCTTGTGTGACAGGACAACTAAGTTGTTAACTTGTGTGGCAAACAATTAAGTTGTTAGCTTGTGTGGCAAACAATTagtcttctttctcttcttcttcttttttttaattgtgcTTTGAAAGCAAGAATTTTTGTGGTGCTATTGGAATTTGACATGGGGCCTGGATAAGAATGGATGCTCTATAGCTTGATTGGTTGGGATGAGAGAACCAAACAACCCTACCATGtggcttttttctttcatctaTGACGTTCAGTTTCAACAAGCAGAGGAAGGATTCATTTGTATGAACACTCTGGACTGTCACCAGAAAACGGAACTGGTAAAATATTTGACCATCAGTTTTCAATTGTTTATTGGAAGAGTGGAAACATGGAACTGATGATTCAGATACAACACATAATAAATGGCAGGAATTCCGTTCCGCAGGATATTTCAAAGAGCTTtgcaaaaaaatagaaataaaaatttaggtGAAAAAAATGATCCTACATTGGCTGAGATCTTATTTTTGAAAAGCTGCACATGCAGTAGCTAATTTGTACATATTTAATTTGGTCCAAAGAATGCTAGTTAATCTATTTCTGTCAAGAAATTATAGACATAGATATGTCTGAAGCCAGTCCTTTATTGAAAGGAAGCTTTTGCTATCCACACGTCTCTCTGAAATTTCAAGTGGGGTTTATAGGTTGTCATGAAACTGGTTGGGGGCATGATGTTCTCCAACAAATATACAGACTTAACAGCTACCAAGTAATTCATATTGAGATGGAAGACAGGGCCATGTGATCCTTCAAATTCTTATGTCACTTGCCAGCCCCAACATATTTGCTTCCATGCATTTCTTTCCACATTCCTGATATTTTCCTACATACCCTTTCAATTTtcatctgtatatatatacatacacaaTTATCCCATAAACAAATCAACTCCACATCCGCCATCTTAACCTAAATCTTTTCTTCCTGCCAATTTTCAGCTTCAAGCTCTTCCAAAGTGATAACACAGACATTTAAACATGGCTATCCAATTGCCTGGTATTATGCATGCTAAGCAGATTCTCCAACGAGGAAGTCTTTTTGCAAACCGAGCAGATTCGACATCTTCCATAGGTGTTCCAAAAGGCTTCTTACCAGTGTATGTTGGAGAGAGCAAAAGAAAGCGCTACATGGTTCCGATTTCATTCTTGAGTCAGCCTTCATTTCAAGAGTTGCTAAGTAAGGCAGAGGAAGAATTTGGATTTGACCATCCAATGGGTGGACTCACAATCCCTTGCAGAGAAGAAATCTTCATTAATCTCACTTCTCAGTTGAATGGCATGTGAT
Proteins encoded in this window:
- the LOC18766351 gene encoding auxin-responsive protein SAUR21, translating into MAIQFPSIMHAKQILRRGRFLANGAASTSSVGVPKGFLAVYVGESEKKRYMVPISFLSQPSFQELLRKAEEEFGFDHPMGGLTIPCREEIFINLTSQLNGM
- the LOC18766543 gene encoding auxin-induced protein 15A; the protein is MGFRLPGIVNAKRSLIRSRSTSKRTAESKTDIPKGYFAVYVGESQKKRFVIPVSYLNEPLFLDLLSQAEEEFGYDHPMGGITIPCSENTFLDLTSRLRV